TCGTTCGATGATTGGCAGTTATTTACATGATCATTTGCATGAATAAAGCCGCGCTCCCCCTTACCCTTTCCGAGGATCTCAAGGGCGCGGTTGGTGATAACCTCATTAGCGTTCATGTTGGTTGAGGTACCGGAACCGGTTTGAAAAACATCCACAACGAAGTGTCGATAAATGGTGCCGTCGATAACCTCCTTGCCCGCTTTAACGATGGCCTCACCCCGCTCGCTACCAAGCAATCCAAGCGCCATGTTAGCCTCTGCCGCCGCCACCTTGATAATACCGATAGCTGAGATAAAACCCTGAGATAGACGCAACGACGAGACCGGGAAATTAAGAACGGCCCGTTGCGTAGAAGCGCCCCATAGAGCGTCCTCCGGCACCTCCATCTCACCCATTGAGTCGCGTTCCTTTCGAGTTCCCATAACCTGCTGCCTTTAATAGATATGTGTGGGACCTCCTTGGATAGCCCCTCTTGAGCGAAAGATACCCCAAACATCCCCTAGTCGCAAAGGAGTTCAGATCACCTAGTGATTGCACACTCGCCCAAAGCCTACTATGCTTTGAGGGTCTTATTTTTTAGTGTGGCCTGTATGAAGATATCATCACTCCTGATCGCTTCCCTATGCTGTATCCCCCTCTATAGTCAAGCGCAGACTAAGATCGCAACGGTTGATGTCGCTCGCCTTATCAACGAGGTTCCGGATGCTGTTAACAAGAAGAAGGAGCTCGACGTAGCCTCCGAGCAGGCTAAGACCAAGATTGAAGCTAAGGGCAAGGAGCTCCAGGCTCTTAAGATAAAGCTTGAAACAGCCAATGTTCCCGCCGACTCAAAGGAGGCCGATAGCTTCCGCTCTCAGGCCCGTGACTTCGAGCGTATGCGTGCCGATGCAAAGGCGGATCTTGAAAAGCGGTTTCTTAAGGTCAATAAAGAGATTACCGATAAGGTCATGTCTAAGATCGAAACCTATGCCAAGGCAAACAGCTACGACCTAATTATAGACAAGAGCGATAAATACCGTGGCCCGATCCTGTTTGGTGCCCCCTCTGCCGACATTACTAACGAGATCATCAAGACCCTCAAGTAATTAAGGCTGCTAATTATCCTTACGTAAATACCCGTACCCTAAGCACCTCCACTTTCGGACACCTAGGGGGCTCTGTTGCAATGTCGATACCGCAGATCAGCTACTTGCGGAAAGTGAATTGATCTTCCTATCCTTAACTCTCTGATTTTACTGCTTTATAATAATCTTATATGTAATTTAGTATGAATTAGTATAGCTTAAGACAACAAATGTGTATCAAAATACGAGAGATATTGTAAAATTAAGCTATAATGTTAAGTATGGCTATACAAACAGGAAGCAAATTACAGAAACTTCTAGCCTCTTGGCCTAGCGGAGCTGTGTTCACAACGGCTGGCCTGAAAGAGCGTGGGTACAGCCATGTCCTTCTGAACCAGTACCGAACGTCCGGTTGGTTAGTATCGGTAGGGCGCGGCGCTTTGGCTCGCGCTGGAGATCAGGTTGACTGGAGGGGCGGTCTATATGCACTTCATGAACAACTAAAACTCGCTGTTCACCTAGGCGGAAAGAGTGCCCTTAACTATCAAGGCTCTTCTCACTTTCTAAATCTTGGGACCGAAACGGTCAGACTATTTGCTGCACCAGGAACTCGTCTCCCAAGGTGGTTCACGAGCCACGATTGGAAAGTAACGGTCACGGTGTTCGCAACCAATCTCTTTCCAGATGATATCGGCCTTACCTCTCAAAATGCGGGCGCGTTCTCGATCAAACTCTCGTCACGTGAACGCGCCATATTTGAGACACTCTATCTCGCTCCTCAGTCTCAAAGTCTTGAGGAAGTGAAACTCCTTATGGGTGGGCTCACAAATCTTCGTCCCCAAATGGTGCAGCACCTCCTTGAGAGCTGCACCTCTGTGAAGGTGAAGCGGTTGTTTATGTTGTTCGCTGAGGAGTTAAAGCTGCCTTGGGTAAAGAGATTAAATCTCGACAAGGTTGATTTCGGAACGGGGGCTCGCACGCTAGTTAAGGGTGGGAAAACGCATCCTAAGTACCTTCTCACTATACCAGCGGATCTGTTCGGCGGGGACAATCAATGACCGAAGAACGATATTTTCGCCAGGTTGCGCTCCTTCTTCAAATCCTTCCTATCGTCGGAGAGCAAGAGGTGTTCGCTCTAAAAGGCGGCACGGCGATCAATCTTTTTGTCCGAGATATGCCGAGACTGTCGGTCGATATTGATCTCACCTATATTCCGCTTGAGTCACGAGATGCTTCCATTAAAGGTATCAGCAGCGGGCTTACCGCAATCGCTGATAAAATCAAAAGTAGTATCACCGGCAACCGGATTCAGAAAGTGCCCGGCCCGATAAAAGGCACAGTAGGAAGTCTAGTTGTTAGCACGCCACAAGCGACTATAAAGATCGAGCCGAATCATGTACTGCGCGGCTCGGTATTTCCATGTGAAACGGGAATTCTTTGCTCCGCTGCGCAAGAACAATTCAGAGCGGATGTTCAGATCAAGATGCTCTCATTCGCCGACCTCTTCGGCGGGAAGCTCTGCGCCGCATTAGACCGACAACATCCCCGGGATCTTTTTGATAGCAAACTCTTACTTGAAAACGAGGGAATAACTCAAGAAGTTCGGCAGGCGTTCATCATCTACCTCGCAAGCCACAGTAGGCCGATACACGAGCTATTAGATCCTCACCATCTCGATATGCGTGCTGTCTTTGAAAGCGAATTTATTGGTATGAGTCGTACCTCCGTTTCATACGAAGAACTAGAACGAGCGCGAGAGGAGGCTGTACGTAAACTTCGCGCTGACCTTTCAAACAGTGAAAGGCAGTTTCTACTTTCAGTGAAAGAAGGAGCCCCAAAATGGAACCTCTTGGACCTTCCCGGAATTGAAAAACTTCCTGGAATCCAATGGAAAGTCCAAAATATCGGGCGCATGGACAAGGAGAAGCACTCGCAACAACTACAGAAGCTAAGAGAGTGTCTCTCTCTTTAGAAATAAGCTTGATAATTATGTGAGTACATAATGCCCTCCGAGAAGATGCGCTATATAAGAAGTAGAAGTGGCCCTTCGTCGCCGATCGAATTTGATAAATTGCAAGATCATCTTCGTTCCCTTGATTCGGCCCATTTGATCGAGATCCTTCAGGGTCGCGCCCAGCGAGACGAGATATTGAGAAGAGTTCTAACGCTCGCTGTTGCGATACGTTCTTCAGCAGGCGACTACGAAAAGGGCAAAGCAGCTATCAATTTCGGACTCTTTCTACCGAATTTCATCCGCTACAATGAAGGCGGTCACGGCCAAATTCTTGATGAAATCAAGAGCGCCATCCAGTTTCTCGCCGAGAACAACTATCGAGAGTGTGCTGTCCGCCTCGCTCAATACACAATAAAGCGTGCTGAAGAGCTATCAGAAAGATTCGAAGATGATTGGGACTGGCGGTCGTCCTTGGACCACTTGATTGGATATGCCGAAAAGTTGAAGGCTGCGAGCGAAGTCTAAGTTTCCACTTTCGTACGCGTTCAGGTATGCCCGAATTTCGGCTAATAAAATAGTTAGCAATATCAGGTATCTAAAACTTTAAGAATATGCCATAAAAATGACCTTCAAGTAATTAAGGCTGCTAATTATCCTTACGTAATACCAGTAACGCTAAGCACCACCACCCTACAAGATCATCGTATATTTATGGAGCCGCACTTCTAAAGGCTCGTGAATCATTATGTTTTGGGCGCTACGGCCGACCGTAGCTCTCATGCGCATAGCTTTACTATTCCTATCTGTAATACCCCTGCTCGTACAGGATGCCGCTGCGGTGAACCTCCCGACTAACGATCTATCCGCTGCCGTGCCATTTGATAGCGCCGTAGTTAAGCCTTCAATAGAGCCCCGCTCCTCTTTAGAGGGTAAACTTCTCTTGCCTGTCCCCTCCTTGTCACCTGAGATCGCGCCGGCACTCCCCCTAACTCTACAAACTGAGAAGGTCGGCCCCACAGCCGAGCTGGGAGTTGATGCGTGGTTCCCTGGGCGCGGCGCTATCGGAGTGCAGGTTAACGTTACTTGGTAACGCCCTCTGGACTCCTGCTGCTACCTCAGCCAAACTAACTCTGCATGACTCCACCCACCCCAGATCTCTTACTAACCAAGCTCAAGGAGCATTTCGGATTTTCCGAATTTCGCCCACTGCAACGCGAGATAATGGAGGAAACCCTGGCGGGCCGCGATGCCTTAGCGCTCCTACCAACGGGGGGTGGAAAGTCCCTCTGCTATCAGTTGCCAGCGCTGGTACGCCCCGGCCTGACTATCGTTATCTCTCCACTAATAGCACTTATGAAGGATCAGGTTGATGGATTGCTTGAAAACGGCGTCAGCGCGGCCTACCTAAATTCGTCGCTCTCTGAGAAGGACTCAAAGGAGACCTGGCGCCAACTCTACCGCGGCGCAATTAAGATCCTCTACCTCTCTCCGGAGCGGCTCCTGCTTGAGGGCATGTTTCAAACGCTCGCCTCACTGCAGCTCGAATTTGTTGCCGTTGATGAGGCGCACTGTATCTCCTCCTGGGGGCATGACTTTAGGCCTGAGTACCGGGCCCTGAAATCGCTCCGCGAGTATCTCCCGAAGGTTCCGATTTTAGCTCTGACCGCCTCAGCAACTGAGCGCGTTCGCACCGATATCCTTGAGATGTTGAGTATGCCGGATGCGCGTACATTTCTTGCGAGCTTTAATCGCCCGAATCTTTCGTACCGCATCATCCCACGCCTAGCAGCAATCAAGCAGATCTGTGAGGTGCTCGCAGATCATCCTGGCGAAAGCGGAATTATCTACTGCCTCAGTCGTGCGCGTACCGAGTCGGTTGCAGAAGATCTCCTTAAAAAGGGGATTAAAGCAGCCGCCTATCATGCCGGACTCTCGGCTGAGCAACGCAACCGTCGTCAGGAGCAGTTCGTTCAGGATGAGATCCAGGTCATGGTGGCAACGATAGCTTTCGGCATGGGGGTTGATAAACCCGATGTACGCTTTGTTATTCACCACGACCTACCTAAGAATATCGAAAGCTACTATCAGGAAACTGGTCGCGCCGGACGAGATGGGCTGCCGAGCGAGTGCGTGCTGCTCTATAGCTCAGGAGATGCTGCAAAGCTCAGAAATTTTATTGATCAGGCCTCGGACCAAACCGAGCGTGAGATCTCAGGGCGGCAACTAACAAGGTTACTGCAGTTTGCCGAGGGTTCGGAGTGTCGCAGGGTCTCGCTACTGCGCTACTTTAGTGAGGAGTATCGAAATAACGCAGGCGAGATCACTCTCTCTTGCGGAGCCTGTGACAACTGTCTGACGCCACGCGACGAGGTTGACGCTACAGAGGTAACACATAAGATCCTCTCGTGCGTGTTGCGTATCAACAAACAGAGCGGCTTTTCGGTCGGATTGGCGCACGTTGTTGATGTTTTAACCGGCGCTCAGAGCGAGAAGATAAAACGTTGGGGACACGATTCCCTCTCAACCTACGGCGTTGGCAAGGGCCGCGCTAAATCAGAGTGGCTCTATTATGGACGTGAGCTTGTTTCCTCTGGATTACTGCGCATTAACCATGAGCGCTTTAACGTAATCGAAGTTACAAACGAAGGTCTAACCAGATTAAAGAACAAAAACCCGGTCCTGCTGCGAGCGCCCCTCGTTAGCTCGGGCTTAAGCTCAGAGAAGAGAACGGAGCAGAGAAAGCGCCTGGGTGCTATCGAGTACGATACAGCCCTCTTTGAGAAGCTACGCTTTTGGCGTAGCGGTGTCGCAGATCCCCTCCTAAAGATAGCGCTTAAAGATATGTCAGCCCTGCTGTTCCAGCTACGATCACCTCAGAGGCGTATCCGATAAAGAGTCCACTATCAACTACCCCTACGCAGGCCTTGATCTCGCCCTCAAGGCTCTCATGAATCTGAGCAAAGGTAGCATCGATAATAATATTGCCCCGTTCGGTGATAATCGGTCCATGCTTACCGGAGCCAGATCTAACGCTCAATTCAGTTGCTCCCAGAACTTTAAGCCCCTGCTCTACCAGGATTCGGGCTTCAGGAATAACCTCTACAGGCACGGGGCATCCAACACCGAGCAGCGGAACCACCTTTGACTCATCCACTATAAGAACGAACTGCTTACACCGCTTGGCTAAGATCTTCTCCTGTAGGAGAGCGCCCCCCTTGCCCTTAATAGCCCAGCGCTGCTTGGTTACCTGATCTGCCCCATCGAACCCCCAGGCTAGGTATCCGTTAAAGCCTGAAGAAAGCACCGTTAGGCCAAGCTCTTGGCAGCGCCAAGCGCTCTGATAAGAGGTCGGAACAACGGAGAGCCTTAGCCCCTCCTGCTGCACCCTCTTGCCGATCGCGACTAAGGCGGCATCCACCGTTGAGCCGGTACCAACGCCGATTAGATCTCGGTCCTTGACTCTGCGTGCAATCTCTTGTGCGACTAGATCTTTCATTATTTCAGCCTAACGTTTTTCTCTAAGAATTGCATCGAATATCGCCTTTAGGGCTCCGATCGTAGGCCGCACAACAAGCCGTCCATTTACCCAGATCGAGGGGGTTGAGGCTAGTCCTAAGCGCTGCCCCTCACTAACATCTCCCTGAATTTTAGCGTGGTACCGTTTTGAAACGATACAGCCCCTAAGGCTTTCGCCGTCGAGCTCCAGTTCGCTTTCGCCCTTAGCTATCAGGGCCTCGCGTACCTCTGCTATCTCTCCGTCCTGCTCCAGTAGAGGGTCGGTGAAAAGAAGATCTATCGCCGCACCAAGTTTGCCCTGCTCCCCGGCGCACCGAGAGAAGTAAGCCGCTGTACATGCATGTAGATGCACGGTGCGTGGCATCACGGGATTGCACTCCCTATCGAGTGGATAGTTCTTCAGAACGAAGGTGTAAGAGCCGGCATAGCTTGTAAGGAGCTCATGCAGCGCTACGTATAACCTACGACACCCGAAGCACTCATAATCAGCGAACTCGACGATTGAGATCGGAGCCTGCGGGTTACCCTCGCGGTAGTCGGCGAAACGTCCACCATCATCAAGTACCTGCGGAGCCTCAAGGGGCCTCGCGCGCCAGGCGGCCACGGCCTCCTTGTCTAGAATTTCTGGGGCTGTCCCCTGCTCTATCCTAAGGTACTGCAGGAGCATATTCGGAAGTAATACGGAGAATACAGAGAGCCCAACCAACGCCAAGAATGAGCAGCGTGCAAAGGTAGCGGTAGCACCTTTCTTGGAGGAAGTAATACCTAGCGATCTCGTTAGAAAGAGCCGAACTCCCGAACAGCCCTTAGCGATCCCTTCTAGAAATCTGCCGCGCCAGGCACCCAGAGCTATAACTCCAAGCAGCAAAAAATTAATCAGATAGAGCGCTATGCAGATCAGACATAGTGCACCGATGATAAAGCTGGAGATTCCAAACAGCACAATAGATGCGCCCGTTGCTAAAACCCCTGCAATCAGAGCCACCCCCGCCGCCGCTTCAAACGATACCGCGCGCCCAGTCCCAGCAACCGTAAAAAGTGCAAAGAGCGTTAGGTAAAAGAAGATCCCGTAGGCGCCGATCGGAAGACCTAAGATCTTCGACCATGCGCTAGCATTTACTGCTTCGCAGTTGATGTAGGCATTGATGTTACAGAATGAGGGGCCCGTTGCGAGCCCATTGGCATAGATCAGGTGTTCAACCAATGCTACGCCAGAGATGAAAACCCCTGCCAAACTTAGCAGGAGCACTATCCACCTGACCTTACCCAGAGACCGAACATGCTGAACTTTCATTCTCAACTGCACCACAGGCCGTGTAGGGAGCTACTTTACGCCCAGAGCCTCGCCATCACCGAAAAGCAGGGGCGGCTTACGGAGGTGGAATCCAGCTTGAGATAGCTTGACCCAGATCTCTTGGAGGATCTCTTTACTCTGATTATCGAGTAGGTCATAGATGTCATCAAGGTTCATGACCTGCTGCATCGCTGCCATTGCAAAGATCGGAGCAGCCTGATCTTTTAATAGGCGATCTCTAACATCGGTAATAAACGCCCGCAGTTCGGCTTTATTGGTCAACTGTACGCTCTCTTTAGTATCCTTCATGGGCTCTCCACATTCCTTATTCTTGCTCTCTTTTTTTGTTTTCATACCATTACCGGTCTATAGTTATTATCTCAATTGCCTGATTATACCTGGTCGGATTGTCGTACGGATCTATTACAACCGGAGCATCGATCACTACCGCCCTGGTTTCAAGCCGCCTCGGCTCTACACCAGCCCTGACAAGCTGATTAACGAACTCACGCGATCGCTTTTCGCTTAGATGCTGCGCATACGGCGATTCAGGCGTTTTGCCCTTTGCGTAAGAAGCAATAATTAGTCTGGAGTATGGTAACCTAAACTCGTTCATACCTGCTAGCTGCTCGATTATACTAACCCCCGATGGGCACATACTAACAGAATCTCCTCGAAAGAAGATATCGGCAGGATAGATGTCGCGCGCGGGATGTAGCGCCGTGCGGCGCTTATAGTGCTCGGCTAGAACCGCCTGGGCAAAGATACGTTGCTTCTCAGCTTTGGTATCAGCAGATATCTGCTGCTGAGCATCCTCTGAGGCATCTTGCACGAAGCCGTTGATGGCGCCAACTACGGCTCCAAGTCCAGCACCTACCGCAACACCTGGCCCCGCTCCGGCACTAAGCTGCGCTCCTGTTACTGCTCCGGCACCAGCGCCCTGAAGTGTCCCAAACGCTGTGCTAGAAACAACCTTATCAGGACCATGCACCGGCGTAGAGGAGCATCCGACTATATATATACCCACTACTGAGAGGAGCGCGGCGCAGGGCAGCGCCGTCAGGGGCACTATTCTGCTTCGTTCTTTATCTAGAGGCATGCGAACCCTTAATGGATCGTAAGACGTTACCCTATTATGATTGTATCTGTAGGATAATGGGAGCGCTCTTATTACTGAATCACCGCGCTCTTAAAACCTAGTTTGCGCAGCTCAAACGAGCCGAGCGGACTCCCCTGCTCCTGCATGGCGCTAGATAACTTCGTAAAGGCGTTCTCGTTACCAACCACCACAATAACAAATTGCGAGGTGTCCCACCGGGTTTGCGCCACCTGCACTACCCCCTCTGGAGAGACCCCCTCAATCTTTGCCAGATAGCTCTGGTCGTAATCATTCGGATACTTGAGCAGCTCGAGGCGTGCCTTTCTTCCGGCGATATCCTGCGGTGAGTCGAAATTAAAAACATAGGAGTTTTGAATCGCTGCCATCTTCTCTGCTAGCTCTTTACTTGTAGGGGGGGCCTCTTGCATGGTTTTAAGAACTCCGATTGATTCGTTGATCGCTGCAAATACTGAGTCGGACTTAGTCTGCAAAAAGATATAGTTCACTCCGCGCACAACTCCGGGCGAGATCCCGCCGTAGATACCGTAGGAGAGTCCTAGCTCTGTACGAACGCGGTGCATCAAGCGCGAGCCGAATCCAGAGGCGCCGAAGATCTCGTTAAAGAGATCGATCTGCGGATAATCTGGGGTAAGGCGCGGCACGCCAAGCTGCCCCATCTGTACGGAGGCCTGCGCAAACGGCAGGGTGATAAAGTACACCCCGGGCTTTGGCTGATACTCTACAGGGGGTGGCGCTGACAATTGAGTTCCACGCGCACTCCAAGCACCTAGATGTTTTTCAACGAGGGCCGCCACCTGCTGCTGCTCGACCCGGCCTGTAACAACTAGGATAGCATCATCTGGTCGAACGAACCTCGCA
This window of the Pseudomonadota bacterium genome carries:
- a CDS encoding nucleotidyl transferase AbiEii/AbiGii toxin family protein — its product is MTEERYFRQVALLLQILPIVGEQEVFALKGGTAINLFVRDMPRLSVDIDLTYIPLESRDASIKGISSGLTAIADKIKSSITGNRIQKVPGPIKGTVGSLVVSTPQATIKIEPNHVLRGSVFPCETGILCSAAQEQFRADVQIKMLSFADLFGGKLCAALDRQHPRDLFDSKLLLENEGITQEVRQAFIIYLASHSRPIHELLDPHHLDMRAVFESEFIGMSRTSVSYEELERAREEAVRKLRADLSNSERQFLLSVKEGAPKWNLLDLPGIEKLPGIQWKVQNIGRMDKEKHSQQLQKLRECLSL
- the rpiA gene encoding ribose 5-phosphate isomerase A, translating into MKDLVAQEIARRVKDRDLIGVGTGSTVDAALVAIGKRVQQEGLRLSVVPTSYQSAWRCQELGLTVLSSGFNGYLAWGFDGADQVTKQRWAIKGKGGALLQEKILAKRCKQFVLIVDESKVVPLLGVGCPVPVEVIPEARILVEQGLKVLGATELSVRSGSGKHGPIITERGNIIIDATFAQIHESLEGEIKACVGVVDSGLFIGYASEVIVAGTAGLTYL
- a CDS encoding OmpH family outer membrane protein codes for the protein MKISSLLIASLCCIPLYSQAQTKIATVDVARLINEVPDAVNKKKELDVASEQAKTKIEAKGKELQALKIKLETANVPADSKEADSFRSQARDFERMRADAKADLEKRFLKVNKEITDKVMSKIETYAKANSYDLIIDKSDKYRGPILFGAPSADITNEIIKTLK
- a CDS encoding thioredoxin domain-containing protein codes for the protein MKVQHVRSLGKVRWIVLLLSLAGVFISGVALVEHLIYANGLATGPSFCNINAYINCEAVNASAWSKILGLPIGAYGIFFYLTLFALFTVAGTGRAVSFEAAAGVALIAGVLATGASIVLFGISSFIIGALCLICIALYLINFLLLGVIALGAWRGRFLEGIAKGCSGVRLFLTRSLGITSSKKGATATFARCSFLALVGLSVFSVLLPNMLLQYLRIEQGTAPEILDKEAVAAWRARPLEAPQVLDDGGRFADYREGNPQAPISIVEFADYECFGCRRLYVALHELLTSYAGSYTFVLKNYPLDRECNPVMPRTVHLHACTAAYFSRCAGEQGKLGAAIDLLFTDPLLEQDGEIAEVREALIAKGESELELDGESLRGCIVSKRYHAKIQGDVSEGQRLGLASTPSIWVNGRLVVRPTIGALKAIFDAILREKR
- the recQ gene encoding DNA helicase RecQ, coding for MTPPTPDLLLTKLKEHFGFSEFRPLQREIMEETLAGRDALALLPTGGGKSLCYQLPALVRPGLTIVISPLIALMKDQVDGLLENGVSAAYLNSSLSEKDSKETWRQLYRGAIKILYLSPERLLLEGMFQTLASLQLEFVAVDEAHCISSWGHDFRPEYRALKSLREYLPKVPILALTASATERVRTDILEMLSMPDARTFLASFNRPNLSYRIIPRLAAIKQICEVLADHPGESGIIYCLSRARTESVAEDLLKKGIKAAAYHAGLSAEQRNRRQEQFVQDEIQVMVATIAFGMGVDKPDVRFVIHHDLPKNIESYYQETGRAGRDGLPSECVLLYSSGDAAKLRNFIDQASDQTEREISGRQLTRLLQFAEGSECRRVSLLRYFSEEYRNNAGEITLSCGACDNCLTPRDEVDATEVTHKILSCVLRINKQSGFSVGLAHVVDVLTGAQSEKIKRWGHDSLSTYGVGKGRAKSEWLYYGRELVSSGLLRINHERFNVIEVTNEGLTRLKNKNPVLLRAPLVSSGLSSEKRTEQRKRLGAIEYDTALFEKLRFWRSGVADPLLKIALKDMSALLFQLRSPQRRIR
- a CDS encoding type IV toxin-antitoxin system AbiEi family antitoxin domain-containing protein, whose protein sequence is MAIQTGSKLQKLLASWPSGAVFTTAGLKERGYSHVLLNQYRTSGWLVSVGRGALARAGDQVDWRGGLYALHEQLKLAVHLGGKSALNYQGSSHFLNLGTETVRLFAAPGTRLPRWFTSHDWKVTVTVFATNLFPDDIGLTSQNAGAFSIKLSSRERAIFETLYLAPQSQSLEEVKLLMGGLTNLRPQMVQHLLESCTSVKVKRLFMLFAEELKLPWVKRLNLDKVDFGTGARTLVKGGKTHPKYLLTIPADLFGGDNQ
- a CDS encoding pitrilysin family protein; its protein translation is MSKGLHTALILVLLSVFGCSSMQEYVAPPVPSLEDEVAAFKPTQPQRWTLSNGLTVLYLKDDELPIVSGKLFVRGGSLWATNFPTGAAGAMADQMRQGGAGSRSADALDLELEKLAATVSSSMSSEFGAVSFAGLSSDIDRIFPIFADVALRPRFEEDRLALWKGQSLESIRRRKEDPTTVTSIAFMQLLYGDTPYGRVVMERDVAAISRADFVALHARFVRPDDAILVVTGRVEQQQVAALVEKHLGAWSARGTQLSAPPPVEYQPKPGVYFITLPFAQASVQMGQLGVPRLTPDYPQIDLFNEIFGASGFGSRLMHRVRTELGLSYGIYGGISPGVVRGVNYIFLQTKSDSVFAAINESIGVLKTMQEAPPTSKELAEKMAAIQNSYVFNFDSPQDIAGRKARLELLKYPNDYDQSYLAKIEGVSPEGVVQVAQTRWDTSQFVIVVVGNENAFTKLSSAMQEQGSPLGSFELRKLGFKSAVIQ